Within Chloroflexota bacterium, the genomic segment TTGCCTCTGGCAAGGTGGAGTCCAGCAGTGGCTTTTCGGTGCCGGTGGATGTCAGGTTGCACGAGGTGAAGACGTATCAGTACGACGCCGTCGTCTTCCTGGGAGGTGAGGGCGCCCATATCTACTTCGACGATCCCCAGGCGCGCAAGCTGGCCTCTGACGTCAAGTACAAGACCATTGGCGCCACGGGCAACGCGGCCGTGCTGCTCTCCCAGGCCGGCGTTTTGGAGAAGAAGAAGGTGACCGCTCCCTATGAGTACGCGGAGTGGGTCGTGCGGGGCGGCGCCTCATACACGGGACGCCCGCTGGAGGTCGACGAGAAGTTGATCACGGCGCAGGGTCCCACCCTGGCCGAACCGTTTGCCAACGCGCTCATCAAGGCGATTGAGTGATCGTCAGAAAAAAGCGAGCCCCTCTCCCAGGAGAGGGGCTCATGCGTTTGTGTCCGCCCTGTGGCCATGCCTCCCTTATGCGGGAGGGTTTTCACCAGCGATACAGGACCGT encodes:
- a CDS encoding DJ-1/PfpI family protein, producing MASKKILVVLPPRGFDENEYFTLKRTCEGRGHKVFVASIASGKVESSSGFSVPVDVRLHEVKTYQYDAVVFLGGEGAHIYFDDPQARKLASDVKYKTIGATGNAAVLLSQAGVLEKKKVTAPYEYAEWVVRGGASYTGRPLEVDEKLITAQGPTLAEPFANALIKAIE